Proteins from a genomic interval of Caulobacter sp. NIBR1757:
- a CDS encoding pirin family protein — protein sequence MPHKIVLALHPARRDDIADLVTRRPLPGPGLEQVDPFLFLNHHGPQTYPPNNRGLPFGPHPHRGFETVSFILAGEMAHLDSGGHESVIRAGGVQWMTAGSGLVHAEISPAAFKQQGGALEILQLWVNLPPALKMTAPRYIGLQAQDIPVHETDDGRARLHLISGQYGDTVGPIDSLTGVFMSTLDLKGGGRIHFDGLAGRNVFLYVVDGAVHIEGRDIPRWTLVTLDLAGDHLEIEAAPEARLAFGHADPIGAPVVAHGPFVMNTIPEIQKAIADYNAGKFGNVRL from the coding sequence ATGCCCCACAAGATCGTCCTCGCCCTGCACCCCGCCCGCCGCGACGACATCGCCGATCTCGTCACTCGCCGCCCGCTGCCGGGTCCCGGCCTCGAGCAGGTCGACCCCTTCCTGTTCCTCAACCACCACGGCCCGCAGACCTATCCGCCGAACAATCGCGGCCTGCCCTTCGGCCCCCACCCGCACCGCGGCTTCGAGACCGTCAGCTTCATCCTGGCCGGCGAGATGGCCCACCTCGACAGCGGCGGCCATGAGAGCGTCATCCGGGCCGGCGGGGTGCAGTGGATGACCGCCGGCTCCGGCCTGGTCCATGCCGAAATCTCCCCGGCCGCCTTCAAGCAACAGGGCGGCGCCCTCGAAATCCTCCAGCTCTGGGTCAACCTGCCCCCGGCCCTGAAGATGACCGCGCCCCGCTACATCGGCCTGCAGGCGCAGGACATCCCCGTCCACGAGACCGACGACGGCCGCGCCCGCCTGCACCTCATCTCCGGACAATATGGCGACACGGTCGGGCCCATCGACAGCCTGACCGGCGTCTTCATGTCGACACTCGACCTGAAAGGCGGCGGCCGCATCCACTTCGACGGCCTCGCCGGCCGCAACGTCTTCCTCTACGTGGTCGACGGCGCCGTCCACATCGAGGGCCGCGACATCCCGCGCTGGACCCTGGTCACCCTCGACCTCGCCGGCGACCACCTGGAAATCGAGGCCGCCCCCGAGGCCCGCCTCGCCTTCGGCCACGCCGACCCCATCGGCGCCCCGGTTGTCGCCCACGGGCCATTCGTCATGAACACCATACCCGAGATTCAAAAGGCCATCGCCGACTACAACGCTGGCAAGTTCGGCAACGTGAGGCTCTAG
- a CDS encoding ABC transporter ATP-binding protein, translating to MIVFPSSSPMLALHGLTKSLPGGRVLFSGLDLAVAPGEFVAVMGESGVGKSTLLNLIAGLDRADRGEIVIGGQSLSGLDDDGATLLRRDRIGFVFQAFHVLPHLTLARNVALPLVLAHTPPDAALAKATALLDAVGLQGRGGDYPRQLSGGELQRVAIARALVHRPALILADEPTGNLDPETSGRIMDLLAGQAREAGAALLIVTHSEKVGAAADRWLTLTRQGLVAHV from the coding sequence ATGATCGTCTTCCCGTCCTCCTCGCCCATGCTCGCCCTGCACGGCCTGACCAAGTCCCTGCCCGGCGGCCGGGTCCTGTTCTCTGGCCTCGATCTCGCCGTCGCCCCCGGTGAGTTCGTCGCCGTCATGGGTGAGAGCGGCGTCGGCAAGTCCACCCTGCTCAACCTGATCGCCGGCCTCGACCGCGCCGACCGGGGCGAGATCGTCATCGGCGGCCAGTCGCTGTCGGGCCTCGACGACGACGGCGCCACCCTGCTGCGCCGCGACCGCATCGGCTTTGTGTTCCAGGCCTTCCATGTGCTGCCGCACCTGACCCTGGCCCGCAACGTCGCCCTGCCGCTGGTCCTGGCTCACACCCCGCCGGATGCGGCCCTGGCGAAGGCCACCGCCCTGCTCGACGCTGTCGGCCTGCAGGGCAGGGGCGGCGACTACCCCCGCCAGCTGTCGGGCGGAGAGCTGCAGCGGGTGGCCATCGCCCGCGCCCTGGTCCACCGACCGGCCCTCATCCTGGCCGACGAGCCGACCGGCAATCTCGATCCGGAAACCTCCGGCCGGATCATGGACCTGCTGGCCGGCCAGGCCCGCGAGGCCGGCGCCGCCCTGCTGATCGTCACCCACTCGGAGAAGGTGGGCGCCGCCGCCGACCGCTGGCTGACCCTGACCCGTCAGGGATTGGTCGCTCATGTCTAA
- a CDS encoding MarR family winged helix-turn-helix transcriptional regulator, whose amino-acid sequence MAPPPNRRLMFLLSAANRRVQRWIEAEMAAKGGLTSAQSGVLFFLGKQDGALIGEVAEALDTAPSAMSGLIDRMERAGLVERRADPGDGRAQRIHMTDKGRAGRDYAKAGLDYINNQITDGFSEAEIDTVARWLTSLQARFPQGAPK is encoded by the coding sequence ATGGCTCCGCCTCCCAACCGTCGGCTGATGTTCCTGCTCAGCGCCGCCAACCGGCGGGTGCAGCGCTGGATCGAGGCCGAGATGGCGGCCAAGGGCGGGCTGACGAGCGCGCAGTCCGGCGTGCTGTTCTTCCTCGGCAAGCAGGACGGGGCGCTGATCGGCGAGGTGGCCGAGGCGCTGGATACGGCGCCCAGCGCCATGAGCGGGCTGATCGACCGCATGGAGCGGGCGGGCCTGGTCGAGCGGCGGGCCGACCCCGGCGACGGGCGGGCGCAGCGCATCCACATGACCGACAAGGGCCGGGCCGGGCGCGACTACGCCAAGGCCGGGCTGGACTACATCAACAATCAGATCACCGACGGCTTCAGCGAGGCCGAGATCGACACCGTCGCCCGCTGGCTGACCAGCCTGCAGGCCCGTTTCCCGCAAGGAGCCCCCAAATGA
- a CDS encoding ABC transporter permease has translation MNLSLTALRWLILGEWRSQPVRVVTAAVAIAVGVALGFAVHLINASALTEFSRAISTVNGDADLQVQSVAPAGFDEALYPRLARAPGIALASPVIKLTGVVPGQQEPLTLIGLDIFRAAAVTPNLLGRPAGAGEGGFGGAGAVFDESSAFVSPALMEGRKPGDVITIAAGGRTVPLTIAGPLPAVGEGRRIVVMDIAAAQWRFGQIGKLQRVDLKLKQGADPAATRSALTRLLPPEAEIVTQESQERRSDSLSRAYRVNLNMLALMALLTGAFLVFSAQSLSVARRRAQFALLRVLGVNRRALLVQVLAEGGIVGAVGSAMGLGLGLLLAGAALRLLGGDLGSGFFEGARPTLIFAPVAAGVFFVLGLACALVGSLIPAREAANAQPAVALKNVGDAIDPSAKPGFRLALILLGLGAACAFAPAVYGLPLLGYVSMALLLAGGVAAMPWLARLLLSPLEARALKSPVAELAVRRLWGAPSQAAVALCGIVASTSLMIAMAVMVSSFRGSVDDWLGQVLPDDLYIRFAGPSEVGGLDPAGQARVAAAPGVAAVHFTRATPLRLSTDAPPVALVAQPISRDNPGARVPLIGTSRPAPAGLTPIWVSEPAAWLNHLKVGQTLELPLKGRPQVFVAGLWRDYARQNGAVVLTSEDYSRLTGDSLRGEASIELKPGARVEEVSAAVRAALPPDVAARTEMLRPGQIRAIALGLFDRSFAITYVLEFVAILVGLAGVAATVSAQTLARTKEFGMLRHLGVRKRQITAMLAIEGALLGTVGVAAGLTLGLIMSQVLIHVVNPQSFHWTMETRLPWGLFAIVTVTLIAASAGAALLAGRRALSMDAVRAVREDW, from the coding sequence GTGAATCTCAGCCTGACAGCCCTCCGCTGGCTGATCCTCGGTGAGTGGCGCAGCCAGCCGGTGCGGGTGGTCACCGCCGCCGTGGCCATCGCCGTGGGCGTGGCGCTGGGCTTCGCCGTCCACCTGATCAACGCCTCGGCCCTGACCGAATTCTCCAGGGCGATCAGCACGGTCAACGGCGACGCCGACTTGCAGGTCCAGTCGGTGGCGCCGGCCGGCTTCGACGAGGCCCTCTACCCCAGGCTGGCCCGCGCCCCCGGCATCGCCCTGGCCAGCCCGGTTATCAAGCTGACCGGCGTCGTCCCGGGCCAGCAGGAACCCCTGACCCTGATCGGCCTCGACATCTTCCGCGCCGCCGCCGTCACCCCCAACTTGCTGGGCCGGCCAGCTGGCGCGGGGGAGGGCGGCTTCGGCGGGGCCGGGGCGGTGTTCGACGAAAGCTCGGCGTTCGTCTCCCCGGCCCTGATGGAGGGCCGCAAGCCTGGCGACGTCATCACCATCGCCGCCGGCGGCCGCACCGTGCCGCTGACCATCGCCGGCCCGCTGCCGGCCGTCGGCGAGGGCCGCCGGATCGTGGTCATGGACATCGCCGCCGCCCAGTGGCGCTTCGGCCAGATCGGCAAGCTGCAGCGCGTCGATCTCAAGCTCAAACAGGGCGCCGACCCCGCCGCCACCCGCTCGGCCCTGACCCGGCTGCTGCCGCCCGAGGCCGAGATCGTCACCCAGGAGAGCCAGGAGCGGCGCAGCGACAGCCTCTCCCGCGCCTACCGGGTCAATCTCAACATGCTGGCCCTGATGGCCCTGCTGACCGGCGCCTTCCTGGTCTTCTCGGCCCAGTCCCTGTCGGTCGCCCGCCGCCGCGCCCAGTTCGCCCTGTTGCGGGTGCTCGGCGTCAACCGCCGGGCCCTGCTGGTCCAGGTGCTGGCCGAGGGCGGCATTGTCGGCGCGGTCGGCTCGGCCATGGGGCTGGGTCTCGGCCTGCTGCTGGCCGGCGCCGCCCTGCGCCTGCTGGGCGGCGACCTGGGCAGCGGCTTCTTCGAGGGCGCCCGCCCGACCCTGATCTTCGCCCCCGTCGCGGCCGGGGTCTTCTTCGTCCTCGGCCTGGCCTGCGCCCTGGTCGGCAGCCTGATTCCGGCCCGCGAGGCCGCCAACGCCCAGCCGGCCGTGGCTCTCAAGAACGTCGGCGACGCCATCGACCCCTCGGCCAAGCCGGGCTTCCGCCTCGCTCTCATCCTGCTCGGCCTCGGCGCCGCCTGCGCCTTCGCCCCGGCCGTCTACGGCCTGCCCCTGCTGGGCTACGTTTCCATGGCCCTGCTGCTGGCCGGTGGGGTCGCCGCCATGCCCTGGCTGGCCAGGCTGCTGCTGTCGCCGCTGGAAGCCCGGGCCCTCAAGAGCCCCGTCGCCGAACTGGCCGTCCGCCGCCTCTGGGGCGCCCCGTCACAGGCCGCCGTCGCCCTCTGCGGCATCGTCGCCTCGACCTCGCTGATGATCGCCATGGCGGTCATGGTCTCCAGCTTCCGCGGCTCGGTCGACGACTGGCTGGGCCAGGTGCTGCCCGACGACCTCTACATCCGCTTCGCCGGCCCCTCGGAGGTCGGCGGCCTCGACCCCGCCGGCCAGGCCAGGGTCGCCGCCGCCCCCGGCGTCGCCGCCGTCCACTTCACCCGCGCCACGCCCCTGCGCCTGTCCACCGACGCCCCGCCGGTCGCCCTGGTCGCCCAGCCGATCAGCCGCGACAACCCCGGCGCTCGCGTGCCCCTGATCGGAACCTCGCGGCCCGCGCCGGCCGGCCTGACGCCGATCTGGGTCAGCGAACCGGCCGCCTGGCTCAACCATCTCAAGGTCGGCCAGACCCTCGAACTGCCTCTGAAAGGCCGGCCTCAGGTCTTCGTCGCCGGCCTCTGGCGCGATTACGCCCGCCAGAACGGGGCCGTGGTCCTGACCAGCGAGGACTACAGCCGCCTGACCGGCGATTCCCTGCGCGGCGAGGCCTCGATCGAGCTGAAGCCTGGCGCCAGGGTGGAAGAGGTCTCCGCCGCTGTCCGCGCCGCCCTGCCGCCCGACGTCGCCGCCCGTACCGAGATGCTGCGCCCGGGCCAGATCCGCGCCATCGCCCTTGGTCTCTTCGACCGCAGCTTCGCCATCACCTATGTGCTGGAGTTCGTCGCCATCCTCGTCGGCCTGGCCGGCGTCGCCGCCACCGTCTCGGCCCAGACCCTGGCCCGCACCAAGGAGTTCGGCATGCTGCGCCACCTGGGCGTCCGCAAACGCCAGATCACCGCCATGCTCGCCATCGAGGGCGCCCTGCTCGGCACGGTCGGGGTCGCCGCCGGCCTGACGCTCGGCCTGATCATGAGCCAGGTGCTGATCCATGTGGTCAATCCGCAGTCCTTCCACTGGACCATGGAGACCCGCCTGCCCTGGGGCCTGTTCGCCATTGTGACCGTGACCCTGATCGCCGCCTCGGCCGGGGCCGCCCTGCTGGCCGGCCGCCGGGCCCTGTCGATGGACGCCGTCCGCGCCGTGCGGGAGGACTGGTGA
- a CDS encoding aldo/keto reductase family protein — MKYRQLGSSDLMVSEISLGSWLTAGVGVEKDTAIANIRHALDLGITFHDTANVYGRGAAETVTGEALAGVPRDSYILATKLWGDMGGGDQGLSAAQVHKQIDASLKRLRTDYVDLYQCHRYDPATPLEETMQALSEVVKAGKARWIGFSEWSPDNIRDALAIPGVEKFVSSQPQYSLLWRRPEKEVIPLCAANGISQIVWSPLAQGVLTGKYDPDSPPPADSRAASDSMSGAISRWMEKPVLMAAQAMKPLAAEAGLTLAQFALAWVLREPNVASCIVGASRPSQLDDNAKAVEAKVDPALFAEAEKIAAAAREAAR, encoded by the coding sequence ATGAAGTACCGCCAGCTTGGGTCGAGCGACCTGATGGTTTCCGAGATTTCGCTCGGCTCGTGGCTGACGGCCGGGGTCGGGGTGGAGAAGGATACCGCTATCGCCAACATCCGGCATGCGCTGGACCTGGGGATCACCTTCCATGACACGGCCAACGTCTATGGGCGCGGGGCGGCCGAGACGGTGACGGGCGAGGCGCTGGCCGGCGTGCCACGCGACAGCTACATCCTGGCCACCAAGCTGTGGGGCGACATGGGCGGCGGCGACCAGGGGCTGTCGGCCGCGCAGGTGCACAAGCAGATCGACGCCTCCCTCAAGCGTCTTCGGACCGACTATGTCGATCTCTACCAGTGCCACCGGTACGATCCGGCGACGCCGCTGGAGGAGACCATGCAGGCGCTGAGCGAGGTGGTGAAGGCCGGCAAGGCGCGGTGGATCGGGTTTTCGGAATGGTCGCCGGACAATATCCGCGATGCGCTGGCCATCCCGGGCGTCGAGAAGTTCGTCTCCAGCCAGCCGCAGTACAGCCTGCTGTGGCGGCGGCCGGAGAAGGAGGTCATCCCGCTGTGCGCCGCCAACGGCATCAGCCAGATCGTCTGGTCGCCGCTGGCCCAGGGGGTGCTGACCGGAAAATACGACCCCGACTCCCCGCCCCCGGCCGACAGCCGGGCGGCGAGCGACAGCATGAGCGGGGCGATCAGCCGCTGGATGGAGAAACCCGTCCTGATGGCGGCGCAGGCGATGAAGCCGCTGGCCGCCGAGGCCGGCCTGACCCTGGCGCAGTTCGCCCTGGCCTGGGTGCTGCGCGAGCCGAACGTCGCCTCCTGCATCGTCGGAGCCAGCCGGCCCTCGCAGCTGGACGACAACGCCAAGGCCGTCGAGGCGAAAGTCGATCCGGCCCTGTTCGCGGAGGCCGAGAAGATCGCCGCCGCGGCCCGTGAGGCGGCCCGCTGA
- a CDS encoding proline iminopeptidase-family hydrolase, translating to MTQLHTRRAALALLTAAALPRAAHAAPSPLTAVPPPDRELMVPVPGGRVYVRVNGDLTARRPPLLMIHGGPGGSHAANLQAIALGADRAVVLYDQLDCGRSDAPGDPRSWTVPRFVAEIDPIRRALNLDRLHVLGHSWGGTLGLEYGARRPPGLASLILQGPLISTPVWLADARRLRATLPAHVRAELTRCDVLTADSPGCEAATDIFYNQFNAIERRPAWAQAYRKSLPMGFNPRLYQALWGPNEFRSNGQLKTYDGTPLLKRITAPTLILSGQFDAILPDTARRFARLIPRGEAQVISGAAHAIQNDQPGRWLTAVDGWLRRFD from the coding sequence ATGACCCAGCTTCACACCCGCCGCGCCGCGCTGGCCCTCCTCACCGCCGCCGCACTGCCGCGCGCCGCCCACGCCGCCCCGTCCCCGCTGACCGCCGTCCCGCCCCCGGACCGCGAGCTGATGGTTCCCGTCCCGGGCGGCCGGGTCTACGTCCGCGTCAACGGCGACCTCACCGCCCGTCGCCCGCCGCTGCTGATGATCCACGGCGGCCCCGGCGGCAGCCATGCCGCCAACCTGCAGGCCATCGCCCTCGGCGCCGACCGCGCCGTCGTCCTCTACGACCAGCTCGACTGCGGCCGCTCGGACGCCCCCGGCGATCCCCGAAGTTGGACCGTGCCCCGCTTCGTCGCCGAGATCGATCCCATCCGCCGGGCGCTGAACCTCGACCGCCTGCATGTCCTCGGCCACAGCTGGGGCGGCACGCTGGGGCTGGAGTACGGCGCCCGCCGCCCGCCCGGTCTCGCCAGTCTGATCCTGCAGGGCCCGCTGATCTCGACCCCGGTCTGGCTCGCCGACGCCCGCCGCCTGCGCGCCACCCTGCCGGCCCACGTTCGGGCCGAACTCACCCGATGCGACGTCCTCACCGCTGACAGCCCGGGCTGCGAGGCGGCGACCGACATCTTCTACAACCAGTTCAACGCCATCGAGCGCCGCCCCGCCTGGGCCCAGGCCTATCGGAAGAGCCTGCCCATGGGCTTCAACCCCCGGCTCTACCAGGCGCTCTGGGGCCCCAACGAGTTCCGTTCCAACGGCCAGCTCAAGACCTATGACGGGACCCCGCTGCTGAAGCGCATCACCGCCCCGACCCTGATCCTCAGCGGCCAGTTCGACGCCATCCTGCCGGACACCGCCCGCCGCTTCGCCCGGTTGATCCCGCGCGGCGAGGCCCAGGTCATCTCCGGCGCCGCCCACGCCATCCAGAACGACCAGCCGGGCCGCTGGCTGACGGCGGTGGACGGCTGGCTGAGGCGGTTCGACTAG
- a CDS encoding MBL fold metallo-hydrolase: MHDGVEDISAELRRPKLDYPFETVPTPGAGDAVEIAPGVLWLRQPLGGPLGFINVWALADGEGWCIVDTGMQTRETAQAWREAFKGALGGKPITRVIVTHLHPDHIGLAGWMTRKFQCRLWMTRLEYIQCRMLVADTGREAPEDGLRFYKAAGWDEDAIDNYRARFGGFGKGIYQLPDSYRRMSDGETFRIGEHDWTVITGNGHSPDHACLWCPALNLFISGDQVLPRISSNVSVFPTEPDGDPLTDWLESLAKLKASIPAGVLTLPAHNDPFYGVHARLDHLAAGHERQLGRLEKSISEAPKRSIDVFGSLFARPIGPELMGMATGESLAHLNCLIGRGRAVAETDADGVTWYRAA, translated from the coding sequence GTGCACGACGGCGTGGAAGACATCTCGGCGGAGCTTCGCCGGCCCAAGCTCGACTACCCGTTCGAGACCGTGCCGACGCCGGGCGCGGGCGACGCGGTGGAGATCGCGCCGGGGGTTCTGTGGCTGCGCCAGCCGCTGGGCGGGCCGTTGGGTTTCATCAACGTCTGGGCCCTGGCCGACGGCGAGGGCTGGTGCATCGTCGATACCGGCATGCAGACGCGCGAGACGGCGCAGGCCTGGCGCGAGGCCTTCAAGGGCGCCCTGGGCGGAAAGCCGATCACCCGGGTGATCGTCACCCACCTGCACCCCGACCACATCGGCCTGGCCGGCTGGATGACCCGCAAGTTCCAGTGCCGGCTGTGGATGACGCGGCTGGAGTATATCCAGTGCCGGATGCTGGTGGCCGACACCGGGCGCGAGGCGCCCGAGGACGGCCTGCGGTTCTACAAGGCGGCCGGCTGGGACGAGGACGCCATCGACAACTACCGGGCCCGCTTCGGGGGCTTCGGCAAGGGCATCTACCAGCTGCCCGACAGCTATCGGCGGATGAGCGACGGCGAGACCTTCCGCATCGGCGAGCATGACTGGACGGTGATCACCGGCAACGGCCATTCGCCGGACCATGCCTGCCTGTGGTGTCCGGCGCTCAACCTGTTCATCAGCGGCGACCAGGTGTTGCCGCGGATCAGCAGCAACGTGTCGGTGTTTCCGACCGAGCCGGACGGCGATCCGCTGACCGACTGGCTGGAGAGCCTGGCCAAGCTGAAGGCCTCGATCCCGGCCGGGGTGCTGACCCTGCCGGCCCACAACGACCCCTTCTACGGCGTCCACGCGCGGCTCGACCACCTGGCGGCCGGGCATGAGCGGCAGCTGGGCCGGCTGGAGAAGTCGATCAGTGAGGCGCCCAAGCGGTCCATCGACGTGTTCGGCAGCCTGTTCGCCCGGCCCATCGGTCCGGAGCTGATGGGCATGGCGACGGGCGAGAGCCTGGCGCACCTGAACTGCCTGATCGGGCGGGGACGGGCCGTGGCGGAGACGGATGCGGACGGGGTGACGTGGTATCGGGCGGCGTGA
- a CDS encoding DUF1206 domain-containing protein yields MAAGFWSRLPWTRRKPSKPAVALEWAARAGYAARGFVYLSIGGLAASSAIELARTPTGAKGAIAALAEWPLGQVWAALIAIGLIGFALWRGVQAVFDADRQGSDPKGLASRAGQAISGLVYGALAWSILELLDELEDYGEADETESAQQGAAQLLSLPFGGWLLLIVGVFVLAVGVAGVVQAFRTDFGKRLGCKAGTRRWACWVGRIGYGMRGLAFLPLGLILVRAGWDARASEVRNLGGALQSLEAQPFGSAVLFVTGLGLAAFGLYAVLEALWRRIDPPDPV; encoded by the coding sequence ATGGCGGCCGGCTTCTGGAGCCGGCTTCCCTGGACCCGTCGCAAGCCGTCGAAACCCGCCGTCGCCCTCGAATGGGCAGCGCGGGCCGGCTATGCGGCGCGCGGCTTCGTCTATCTGAGCATCGGCGGCCTGGCCGCTTCCTCGGCGATCGAACTGGCCCGCACTCCGACCGGGGCCAAGGGCGCCATCGCGGCGCTGGCCGAATGGCCGCTGGGTCAGGTCTGGGCCGCCCTCATCGCTATCGGCCTGATCGGCTTCGCCCTCTGGCGGGGCGTGCAGGCGGTGTTCGACGCCGATCGCCAGGGCAGCGATCCCAAGGGCCTGGCCAGCCGCGCCGGCCAGGCGATCAGCGGCCTGGTCTACGGCGCCCTGGCCTGGTCGATCCTCGAGCTGCTCGACGAACTGGAAGACTACGGCGAGGCCGATGAGACCGAGAGCGCCCAGCAAGGCGCGGCCCAGCTGCTCAGCCTGCCGTTCGGCGGCTGGCTGCTGCTGATCGTCGGCGTCTTCGTGCTGGCGGTCGGCGTCGCCGGCGTCGTCCAGGCTTTCCGCACCGATTTTGGCAAGCGCCTGGGCTGCAAGGCCGGAACCAGACGTTGGGCCTGCTGGGTCGGTCGCATCGGCTATGGCATGCGCGGGCTCGCCTTCCTGCCTCTGGGCCTGATCCTGGTCCGGGCCGGCTGGGACGCCCGCGCCAGTGAGGTGCGCAACCTCGGCGGCGCCCTGCAGTCCCTCGAGGCCCAGCCCTTCGGATCGGCGGTGCTGTTCGTGACGGGCCTGGGCCTCGCCGCCTTCGGCCTCTATGCGGTGCTGGAGGCCCTTTGGCGCCGTATCGATCCGCCTGATCCGGTCTAG
- a CDS encoding globin — protein MAADLIRQSLERLAERQGDPTARVYARLFAVRPDAKPLFVGDRTGAARGEMLSQAFAALLDLAEGGDQGARLIAIERINHEGLGVEPAVFADFFPVVAEVVREGLGEDWTPDVAQAWAALTDRARSLAGG, from the coding sequence ATGGCCGCCGACCTCATCCGCCAGTCCCTCGAACGCCTGGCCGAACGCCAGGGTGATCCGACCGCCCGGGTCTACGCCCGCCTCTTCGCCGTCCGGCCGGACGCCAAGCCGCTGTTCGTCGGCGACCGCACCGGCGCCGCCCGCGGCGAGATGCTGTCCCAGGCCTTCGCCGCCCTGCTGGACCTTGCCGAAGGCGGCGACCAGGGCGCCCGCCTGATCGCCATCGAACGGATCAATCACGAAGGCCTCGGCGTCGAACCGGCGGTGTTCGCCGACTTCTTCCCGGTCGTGGCGGAGGTGGTGCGCGAGGGTCTGGGCGAGGACTGGACGCCGGATGTTGCGCAAGCCTGGGCCGCGCTGACCGACCGGGCCAGAAGCCTCGCCGGTGGCTAG
- a CDS encoding enoyl-CoA hydratase-related protein — translation MSDHILVEIEAGVMTLTFNRPDKKNALTDGMYKVLADSLGQAETDPAIRAVLFKSSSPAFSAGNDVSDFAAQNSSGDTSRDAGERPAGERNVTRFLKALARAEKPLVAAVQGLAVGVGTTMLLHCDLVYVSPEAKLTTPFVGLALVPEAASSWLLPARIGHARAYAMFALGEAMMGEEAVTTGIANKCLPSDEVVGAAMAAAQALAKRPIGALKVTKRLMRDADKIAELMDIEGRYFGERLQSAEAAEAFAAFFQKRPADFSKVG, via the coding sequence ATGAGCGACCATATCCTCGTCGAGATCGAAGCCGGGGTGATGACCCTGACCTTCAACCGGCCCGACAAGAAGAACGCCCTGACCGACGGCATGTACAAGGTGCTCGCCGACAGCCTGGGCCAGGCCGAGACCGACCCGGCCATCCGGGCGGTGCTGTTCAAGTCATCCAGCCCGGCCTTCAGCGCCGGCAACGATGTCAGCGATTTCGCCGCCCAGAATTCGTCGGGCGACACCAGCCGCGACGCCGGCGAGCGTCCGGCCGGGGAGCGCAATGTGACCCGGTTCCTGAAGGCCCTGGCCCGGGCCGAGAAGCCGCTGGTGGCGGCGGTGCAGGGTCTGGCGGTCGGGGTCGGGACGACGATGCTGCTGCATTGCGACCTGGTCTATGTCTCGCCGGAAGCCAAGCTGACGACGCCGTTCGTGGGCCTGGCCCTGGTGCCGGAAGCGGCGTCGAGCTGGCTGCTGCCGGCCCGGATCGGCCATGCGCGGGCCTATGCGATGTTCGCGCTGGGCGAGGCGATGATGGGCGAGGAGGCGGTGACGACGGGGATCGCCAACAAATGCCTGCCGTCCGATGAGGTCGTGGGGGCGGCGATGGCGGCGGCCCAGGCGCTGGCCAAGCGGCCGATCGGGGCGCTGAAGGTCACCAAGCGGCTGATGCGCGACGCCGACAAGATCGCCGAGCTGATGGATATCGAAGGCCGATACTTCGGCGAGCGTCTGCAGTCGGCCGAGGCGGCGGAGGCCTTCGCGGCCTTCTTCCAGAAGCGTCCGGCGGACTTTTCGAAGGTCGGCTGA
- a CDS encoding carotenoid 1,2-hydratase — protein MRPLIAALVALLLIAADTGRVAPVYAPVTPAETIAFPRDHGSHPAFRTEWWYVTGWLETAAGPLGFQVTFFRTRPDVDQANPSAFAAKQVLFAHAALSDPKAGKLLHSQRVARAGFGLAEASETDANLVIDDWSLRRGPDNRWRTKAGGSDFDLDLTFAPTQPPILQGVGGFSRKGPGPAEASHYYSLPHLAVTGSILRDGKRVKVTGEAWLDREWSSTLLNPAAVGWDWAGLNLKDGGALTAFQVRDAAGKPLWTGGSYRSPTGQLTVFRPGELTFEARRRWRSPRTKALYPVEQVITAPLPGGRKTIVLKPLFDDQELDSRAGGGPVYWEGAVSSEDARGYLELTGYFGKLTL, from the coding sequence ATGCGCCCCCTGATCGCCGCCCTCGTCGCCTTGCTTCTGATCGCCGCCGACACCGGCCGCGTCGCCCCGGTCTACGCCCCTGTCACCCCGGCCGAGACCATCGCCTTCCCGCGCGACCACGGCAGCCACCCGGCGTTCCGCACCGAGTGGTGGTACGTCACCGGCTGGCTGGAGACGGCTGCCGGCCCCCTCGGCTTCCAGGTCACCTTCTTCCGCACCCGCCCCGACGTCGACCAGGCCAACCCCAGCGCCTTCGCCGCCAAGCAGGTTCTGTTCGCCCACGCCGCCCTGTCGGACCCGAAGGCGGGCAAGCTGCTGCACAGCCAGCGCGTCGCCCGCGCCGGCTTCGGCCTGGCCGAGGCGTCCGAGACCGACGCCAATCTGGTGATCGACGACTGGTCACTGCGCCGCGGCCCCGACAACCGCTGGCGAACCAAAGCCGGCGGGTCGGACTTCGATCTGGACCTGACCTTCGCCCCGACCCAGCCGCCCATCCTGCAGGGCGTGGGCGGCTTCAGCCGCAAGGGTCCGGGCCCTGCGGAGGCCAGCCACTACTACAGCCTGCCGCATCTGGCGGTGACGGGGTCGATCCTGCGGGACGGCAAGCGGGTGAAGGTCACCGGCGAGGCCTGGCTCGACCGCGAATGGTCCTCGACCCTGCTGAACCCGGCGGCGGTCGGCTGGGACTGGGCCGGCCTCAATCTGAAGGACGGCGGCGCCCTGACCGCCTTCCAGGTCCGCGACGCGGCCGGCAAGCCCCTCTGGACCGGCGGCTCCTACCGCAGTCCCACCGGCCAGCTGACCGTATTCCGGCCCGGCGAACTGACGTTCGAGGCCCGCCGCCGCTGGCGTTCACCCCGCACCAAGGCCCTCTATCCGGTCGAACAGGTCATCACCGCTCCGCTGCCCGGCGGCCGCAAGACCATCGTGCTGAAGCCCCTGTTCGACGACCAGGAACTGGACAGCCGGGCCGGCGGCGGCCCGGTCTACTGGGAAGGCGCGGTCAGTTCGGAGGACGCGCGCGGCTACCTCGAACTGACCGGCTATTTTGGCAAGCTGACCCTTTAG